The following are from one region of the Quercus robur chromosome 1, dhQueRobu3.1, whole genome shotgun sequence genome:
- the LOC126729147 gene encoding uncharacterized protein LOC126729147 isoform X2 yields the protein MCGLVLPLTPHNTLPCFSGLCSRSLPHFSFLSLQNQTKSSIPICRFSSKSESNLRFLAPKSSTPGFWNYKKKRRSGITYLRASLRESPYEVLGVSPSATQGEIKRAYRKLALKYHPDVNKGVNAKEKFMRIKHAYNTLMSSESRRKYNTGNRRSDYSYSDAQRSESTKTQDEEFYGFEDFFKDLQEEFRNWEVNAASQGKPKSLWEELAEIGEEFVEFLEKELNITDEEAYNSSEGPKKDSSFRTSGTERSGSVGKEKAGEESSIEDNINDIEASLAQLKKELGL from the exons ATGTGTGGGTTGGTTCTGCCTCTCACACCACACAACACCCTCCCCTGTTTCTCTGGCCTCTGTTCCAGATCTCTTCCTCACTTTTCGTTTCTCTCTTtgcaaaaccaaaccaaatctTCGATACCCATTTGCAGATTCAGTTCTAAAAGTGAATCCAATCTTCGTTTTCTAGCTCCGAAGTCCTCCACGCCTGGTTTCTGGAAttacaagaagaaaagaagaagtggTATTACCTATTTGAGAGCGAGTCTCAGAGAGTCTCCTTATGAGGTTTTGGGGGTGTCTCCCTCTGCAACTCAGGGTGAAATCAAAAGGGCTTATCGAAAACTTGCTCTCAAGTATCATCCTGATGTCAATAAGGGg GTGAATGCAAAGGAGAAATTTATGAGGATTAAACATGCATACAATACGTTGATGAGTTCTGAATCTAGGAGGAAATATAACACTGGAAATCGCAGATCCGATTATTCCTACTCAGATGCTCAAAGAAGCGAAAGTACAAAAACACAAGATGAAGAATTTTATGGTTTTG AGGACTTCTTTAAAGATCTTCAAGAAGAATTCCGGAATTGGGAAGTGAATGCTGCTTCACAAGGAAAGCCAAAAAGCCTATGGGAAGAATTGGCG GAAATTGGAGAAGAATTTGTGGAATTTCTTGAGAAGGAACTCAACATAACTGATGAAGAAGCATATAATAGCAGTGAAGGACCTAAGAAAGACAGTTCTTTTAGAACATCTGGGACAGAGAGAAGTGGAAGTGTTGGTAAAGAGAAAGCAGGAGAGGAGAGCAGCATTGAGGACAATATTAACGATATAGAAGCTAGTCTTGCTCAGTTGAAGAAGGAATTGGGTTTATAG
- the LOC126729147 gene encoding uncharacterized protein LOC126729147 isoform X1, whose protein sequence is MCGLVLPLTPHNTLPCFSGLCSRSLPHFSFLSLQNQTKSSIPICRFSSKSESNLRFLAPKSSTPGFWNYKKKRRSGITYLRASLRESPYEVLGVSPSATQGEIKRAYRKLALKYHPDVNKGVNAKEKFMRIKHAYNTLMSSESRRKYNTGNRRSDYSYSDAQRSESTKTQDEEFYGFGNFFRDVQITIEDFFKDLQEEFRNWEVNAASQGKPKSLWEELAEIGEEFVEFLEKELNITDEEAYNSSEGPKKDSSFRTSGTERSGSVGKEKAGEESSIEDNINDIEASLAQLKKELGL, encoded by the exons ATGTGTGGGTTGGTTCTGCCTCTCACACCACACAACACCCTCCCCTGTTTCTCTGGCCTCTGTTCCAGATCTCTTCCTCACTTTTCGTTTCTCTCTTtgcaaaaccaaaccaaatctTCGATACCCATTTGCAGATTCAGTTCTAAAAGTGAATCCAATCTTCGTTTTCTAGCTCCGAAGTCCTCCACGCCTGGTTTCTGGAAttacaagaagaaaagaagaagtggTATTACCTATTTGAGAGCGAGTCTCAGAGAGTCTCCTTATGAGGTTTTGGGGGTGTCTCCCTCTGCAACTCAGGGTGAAATCAAAAGGGCTTATCGAAAACTTGCTCTCAAGTATCATCCTGATGTCAATAAGGGg GTGAATGCAAAGGAGAAATTTATGAGGATTAAACATGCATACAATACGTTGATGAGTTCTGAATCTAGGAGGAAATATAACACTGGAAATCGCAGATCCGATTATTCCTACTCAGATGCTCAAAGAAGCGAAAGTACAAAAACACAAGATGAAGAATTTTATGGTTTTG GTAATTTTTTCAGGGATGTTCAAATAACAATAG AGGACTTCTTTAAAGATCTTCAAGAAGAATTCCGGAATTGGGAAGTGAATGCTGCTTCACAAGGAAAGCCAAAAAGCCTATGGGAAGAATTGGCG GAAATTGGAGAAGAATTTGTGGAATTTCTTGAGAAGGAACTCAACATAACTGATGAAGAAGCATATAATAGCAGTGAAGGACCTAAGAAAGACAGTTCTTTTAGAACATCTGGGACAGAGAGAAGTGGAAGTGTTGGTAAAGAGAAAGCAGGAGAGGAGAGCAGCATTGAGGACAATATTAACGATATAGAAGCTAGTCTTGCTCAGTTGAAGAAGGAATTGGGTTTATAG